TCACACGCTGAGGATTGGGCTCCACCCCAGAGAATTTTTTTCCTCATTTTCCGGAAGTGTCGCCATTCCGCACGCCGTGTCTTCCTCTCGTAAATCCCTCCAAGCCATGCAAACAACTCCCTTCGCAGCAATGGCGAGAGCCGCATGGGGGCTCcgagaagctagctagctaggacgaACGCGAatgtcctcgtcgtcggcggcaccCAGGCAGCCACCCGAGACAGGTttacgcggcggacggcgagcctagcggcctCCCGCGGCCGCAGCCTCTCCAACCCACGACCACGACGACCACCTCGACGTCGCGCTGGAGTACCCGTCCTTCGCCGCCATGTCGGTCGACTACGCCAACTACACCGTCCTCATGCCGCCCACCCCGGACAACCAGCCGTCCGGGGGTGCCCCGCCCGCGGCGCCGTCCGCCGGTGGCGCTAGGCCGGGCGATCTGCCGCTCCCGCCCTAtggctcgtcgtcctcctccaggCTCGTCAaccggcgcggtggcggcgacgacggcgccaagATGGACCGGCGGCTGTCGACGGCGCGCGTCCCGGCGCCGTCCAGCAACAAGTCGCTGCTGGTGCGCAGCCAGACCGGTGACTTCGACCACAACCGGTGGCTGTTCGAGACCAAGGGCACGTACGGCATCGGGAACGCCTACTGGCCCCAGGACAACGtgtacggcgacgacggcggcggcggcgccgtcaaGATGGAGGACCTCGTCGAGAAGCCGTGGAAGCCGCTGAGCCGCAAGGTGCCCATCCCTCCGGGCATCCTCAGCCCCTACAGGCTGCTGGTGTTGGTGCGGTTCGTGGCGCTCTTCCTCTTCTTGGTGTGGCGCGTCACCAACCCTAACATGGACGCGCTCTGGCTGTGGGGGATCTCCATCGTGTGCGAGTTTTGGTTCGCCTTCTCCTGGCTGCTCGACCAGATGCCCAAGCTGAACCCGATCAaccgcgccgccgacctcgccgcgctCAAGGAGAAGTtcgagtcgccgtcgccgacgaacCCGACGGGGCGCTCCGACCTGCCGGGGCTTGACGTCTTCATCTCCACCGCCGACCCCTACAAGGAGCCGACGCTGGTGACGGCCAACACGCTCCTCTCCATCCTCGCCACCGAGTACCCCGTGGAGAAGCTGTTCGTCTACAtctccgacgacggcggcgcgctgcTGACCTTCGAGTCCATGGCGGAGGCGTGCGCGTTCGCCAAGGTGTGGGTGCCCTTCTGCCGCAAGCACAGCATCGAGCCGCGCAACCCGGATTCCTACTTCACGCAGAAGGGCGACCCGACCAAGGGCAAGAAGCGGCCGGACTTCGTCAAGGACCGCCGCTGGATCAAGCGCGAGTACGACGAGTTCAAGATCCGCGTGAACAGCCTCCCCGACctcatccgccgccgcgccaacgcCCTGAACGCCCGCGAGCGCAAGCTGGCGCGCGACAAgcaggccgccggcgacgccgacgcaCTCGCCTCCGTGAAGGCCGCCACCTGGATGGCCGACGGCACGCACTGGCCGGGCACCTGGCTGGACCCGTCCCCCGACCACGCCAAGGGCGACCACGCCAGCATCGTGCAGGTGATGATCAAGAACCCGCACCACGACGTGGTgtacggcgaggccggcgaccacCCGTACCTGGACATGACCGACGTGGACATGCGCATCCCGATGTTCGCCTACCTGTCGCGGGAGAAGCGCGCCGGGTACGACCACAACAAGAAGGCCGGCGCCATGAACGCCATGGTGCGCGCGTCGGCGATCCTCTCCAATGGCCCCTTCATGCTCAACTTCGACTGCGACCACTACATCTACAACTGCCAGGCCATCCGCGAGGCCATGTGCTACATGCTcgaccgcggcggcgaccgcaTCTGCTACATCCAGTTCCCGCAGCGGTTCGAGGGGATCGACCCCTCCGACCGCTACGCCAACCACAACACCGTCTTCTTCGACGGCAACATGCGCGCGCTCGACGGCCTCCAGGGCCCCATGTACGTCGGCACGGGCTGCCTCTTCCGCCGCTACGCCATCTACGGCTTCAacccgccgcgcgccatcgAGTACCGCGGCACCTACGGCCAGACCAAGGTGCCCATCGACCCGCGACAAGGCAGCGAAGCCAtgcccggcgccggcggcggccgcagcggcggcggcagcgtgggcGGCGACCACGAGCTGCAGGCGCTGTCGACGGCGCACCCGGACCACGAGGCGCCGCAGAAGTTCGGCAAGTCCAAGATGTTCATCGAGTCCATCGCGGTGGCCGAGTACCAGGGGCGGCCGCTGCAGGACCACCCGTCCGTCCTGAACGGTCGCCCCCCCGGCGCGCTGCTGATGCCGCGGCCGCCTCTGgacgcggcgacggtggcggagtCGGTGTCGGTGATCTCGTGCTGGTACGAGGACAACACGGAGTGGGGGCAGCGCGTGGGGTGGATCTACGGGTCGGTGACGGAGGACGTGGTGACCGGGTACCGGATGCACAACCGCGGGTGGCGGTCGGTGTACTGCATCACCCGGCGCGACGCGTTCCGCGGGACGGCGCCGATCAACCTGACGGACAGGCTGCACCAGGTGCTCCGGTGGGCGACGGGGTCGGTGGAGATCTTCTTCTCCAAGAACAACGCGGTGCTGGCGTCCAGGCGGCTCAAGTTCCTGCAGCGGATGGCGTACCTCAACGTTGGGATCTACCCCTTCACGTCGCTCTTCCTCATCATGTACTGCCTCCTCCCGGCGCTGTCGCTCTTCTCGGGGCAGTTCATCGTGGCGACGCTGGACCCGACGTTCCTCTCCTACCTGCTGCTCATCACCATCACCCTCATGCTGCTCTGCCTGCTGGAGGTGAAGTGGTCCGGGATCGGGCTGGAGGAGTGGTGGCGGAACGAGCAGTTCTGGGTGATCGGCGGCACGTCGGCGCACCTGGCGGCGGTGCTGCAGGGCCTGCTCAAGGTGGTGGCCGGGATCGAGATCTCCTTCACGCTCAcggccaaggcggcggcggaggacgacgacgaccccttCGCCGAGCTCTACCTCATCAAGTGGACGTCGCTCTTcatcccgccgctcgccgtcatcGGGATCAACATCAtcgcgctcgtcgtcggcgtgTCGCGGACGGTGTACGCGGAGATCCCGCAGTACAGCAagctgctcggcggcggcttcttcagcttctgGGTGCTCGCGCACTACTACCCGTTCGCCAAGGGCCTCAtgggccgccgcggccggacgCCCACCATCGTCTACGTCTGGGCCGGCCTCATCTCCATCACCGTCTCTCTCCTCTGGATCACCATTAGCCCCCCGGATGATAGCGTCGCGCAGGGCGGCATCGACGTGTGACTTTTCGTGACACACACCATCACCCATCACTGGTACTAAGATCGATCGAGATATGCATGGCCAGACATACAAGAAATTGCCAAGAGATTTATATGTGCCAATTGCATGAACCGTGCACTACATGCATCGATCAGATTTGCACTGTACGTTCAAGATGTTCTGGTTAGTGTGTCGTGTTGGAGTACTGATTTGGTTTTTGTAAGAAAGAATTTGCTGGGTTTATTAGCATGTACGTCCTGTGTTACTTAAGGATGCCAGAGCAGGGTCCATTTTGTACAAGAGTTTCCCATGTGTGTACCAATATACGGACAGGGCAGTACTGACTGACTGTACATGATTTTCTGTATTTGGGTTCTGGTAAAATTACCTATTCTTGATAAGTTACCAACCAAGTGTGTGGATCTTTGTGCTTCAAATTTCATCTAACAGTAAGAGGGTTTACACTTTCGGAAAATGgcaaaaattttggtaacttcgGTGTTTTgagaacatatatttttttactgcctttgaatatttttttcatcaaactcacgaaaatttgaagaaatccGAAATTTTCAGGCCATAATAACATGGTTTCGTAACTCTAAACCCTAGACCCTTTGTGACAATCATCTAAAAAATACATGTACAAAAAGTTTCATtcatgataattaattaattcagtTGACTCTCTCAATTAAATGTCACAAAATCATTCAGCTATTcatgagaaaaaaaacctaTGGCAGTTTTCATAATAATAATGCATATAGTTCAAGAACATATTTTTATTATCGCTTATGCGCCTACACCTAAATGGGCTTCGTTTATACTTTGGGCTAGTTTAGTGCCAATAGGAAGTTCATACAATGGGAGAAGCACTAGTGGTGCGGTGGTGGAGTTCTAGGTGCTGACACCACCGACTTGAGTTCAAATCCTAGCactaaaactggcacctataagccttttcccacctccgcgggttaaaatcataaaaaaccggcacctttaagttATTCTAGATGCTGGTTCTAAATAAAAACAGGCACCTATTATATTTTGTGtcgtttttttaagaaaactggcacctaaaatatattataggtgtcggttaattaaaaaccggcacctataagatattataggtgccgatttttggttttctaaaaaaaccgacaccctCGTAaaatcgagccgagccggcgATGGATGAGGCGAGCCGGGGGGGGGGGCACCACGATGCGTCGAGGAGATAAGATCGCCAGCACGATGCGTCGTTCTCTCTCGTCACCTCTCTCTCGCGTGTCTCCTCTTTCGTTCGCTGGCTGGCGGAGGCGACAGGCTCCCGCTGGCAGAGGTGGCGGCAGCCGCGGGCTCCTGTGGTCAGTGGCTGTCCGACGAAGGTGGAGACAGCAGCGGCGTGCAGCGGCAGGTGGGGAGGGTGCGGTGGGGTCGGTGGTAGGCGGGGCGGCCGGatccggcgtcggcggccggcggggtggCCGGATCCGGCGTCGGCGTCTATTCCCGCGGCGGATCCGGCAGACGGCAACGGGGAACAGCGGTGGAGTCGGCCTTCTAACCTTCCGCATCGGTTTGTTGTGAAAAAGTTTTAGTGAAAAATGAATTGATGAATGTTCTTCAATTTTTGTTGTTCTGTGATGGATTGATGTTGGTTGATTCATTGTCTGTGATGTGGTTGATTCAGGATTGTCATTGATGTTTGTGATTCGGGGTTGATTCGAGAGTCCGTGTTTCACGGGGTGCATGCgctcgatgcatcggctcgatTCAAGCTTTTTTTTGGGCTCCCCTACGCTTCAAAGGTGCCGATTTTGAATGCCGGCACCAATCACTCCGACTCATCAGTGCCGCCATCGTGGTCCCTATTGAGAAAACCGACACCAAATGGGGTTTCCCACCCGGCACATATTGccctttctgtagtagtgtagtGTCCACGAATATTACGCACTTGCATGTGAGTTTTCAATAGAATTTTAGTGAGATGAGAAATACGTCGACGTTGGTTTCTGTCTCTTAGAGCATTTGTTAAGAGGCACATTTATAGGGGTTGTGAGTGTGGTGTTGCGTGTGTAGTGGTGTGTGCGTCTGCTATGTAATCGAAAAAAAGTCcatacaatatattttttttacttttcgaATGTATTTTATGAATTCGTTTCTAGTATAAGTTAGTACGTTTCAATGTATAAAGTTgctatatatgataaaagttcCTACATAGAAAGCTAAAGAAGGCAAACAAGGAGTACATAAAGTTCCAATACAAACCGATATATATCCACAAAGGGAAAGAAGAGTGTCCTCGTTGACATGaactgaaatttttacattttggttcttttcaaaaacttattttacaaatagacccctagaaaaacataaaccggaaatggtcctttttgggggcgccagagtggctggcgccgtcccccaacatggcggcgctAGCCACACTAGCCCCATGCTCGCGCCACCGTGGCACTAGGGCCGTTGTGGCGGTGCTGACTGGGCAGAAGGGGGGCACCAGCCACACTGGCACCGCCCCTCAtaccacggcgccagcatggcaggcgcgcccctcctctgtgGGCCGCGCCCTTaaaccccgtgggccccaccacctttCTCCTTCCCACTCTCATTTTCGCCAGACTTGAGCCCGAGCAGCAGCAACAgttcttctcccttctctctccccctcacctctccACCTCAAATCCAGTCAATTTGAAGCCATTTTTCGCGGGATTTTTTGTGGAAATCGAAGAGAAAGGTAGACTCCTCCAtccccccctcttttttttcgtttttattgGTTGAATTTATAGATCGGAgggtaaccctagaacccctttttgcccaaatttgtgatttttagcatttgttcTTGGGATTAGCTTGTTATAGTGCTACATGTTTGCAATGTACTCATTGGTGTCACGATTTTTTGAaccatatatgtggtaatgttaatttttggatggtttggttggatggatggatgaaaaattagGGTTAAGGCATGAaagtaattttaatttgatggACTTGATGCTATAGCCTATAGGTTAAACTTTTAACCATTAATTATATGAAGGGGAGAAAATTTTGGTTGCATTATAGAAATTGATTATGGTTAATTAGAACTAGGTTGGGTTGTATTACGgagtatttgtaatatttcgatgtgtaatgcactagtaaacttgttgatatttgtaggtggattaaatatt
The Oryza sativa Japonica Group chromosome 6, ASM3414082v1 DNA segment above includes these coding regions:
- the LOC4340943 gene encoding cellulose synthase-like protein D5, which gives rise to MSVDYANYTVLMPPTPDNQPSGGAPPAAPSAGGARPGDLPLPPYGSSSSSRLVNRRGGGDDGAKMDRRLSTARVPAPSSNKSLLVRSQTGDFDHNRWLFETKGTYGIGNAYWPQDNVYGDDGGGGAVKMEDLVEKPWKPLSRKVPIPPGILSPYRLLVLVRFVALFLFLVWRVTNPNMDALWLWGISIVCEFWFAFSWLLDQMPKLNPINRAADLAALKEKFESPSPTNPTGRSDLPGLDVFISTADPYKEPTLVTANTLLSILATEYPVEKLFVYISDDGGALLTFESMAEACAFAKVWVPFCRKHSIEPRNPDSYFTQKGDPTKGKKRPDFVKDRRWIKREYDEFKIRVNSLPDLIRRRANALNARERKLARDKQAAGDADALASVKAATWMADGTHWPGTWLDPSPDHAKGDHASIVQVMIKNPHHDVVYGEAGDHPYLDMTDVDMRIPMFAYLSREKRAGYDHNKKAGAMNAMVRASAILSNGPFMLNFDCDHYIYNCQAIREAMCYMLDRGGDRICYIQFPQRFEGIDPSDRYANHNTVFFDGNMRALDGLQGPMYVGTGCLFRRYAIYGFNPPRAIEYRGTYGQTKVPIDPRQGSEAMPGAGGGRSGGGSVGGDHELQALSTAHPDHEAPQKFGKSKMFIESIAVAEYQGRPLQDHPSVLNGRPPGALLMPRPPLDAATVAESVSVISCWYEDNTEWGQRVGWIYGSVTEDVVTGYRMHNRGWRSVYCITRRDAFRGTAPINLTDRLHQVLRWATGSVEIFFSKNNAVLASRRLKFLQRMAYLNVGIYPFTSLFLIMYCLLPALSLFSGQFIVATLDPTFLSYLLLITITLMLLCLLEVKWSGIGLEEWWRNEQFWVIGGTSAHLAAVLQGLLKVVAGIEISFTLTAKAAAEDDDDPFAELYLIKWTSLFIPPLAVIGINIIALVVGVSRTVYAEIPQYSKLLGGGFFSFWVLAHYYPFAKGLMGRRGRTPTIVYVWAGLISITVSLLWITISPPDDSVAQGGIDV